One genomic region from Anaerolineae bacterium encodes:
- a CDS encoding radical SAM protein, whose translation MNWRKIARARAVLRRETGFIVKDWGGRISIALVYPNTYYVGMSSLGFQTVYRILNSEPDVVCERVFADPLFMDEEGPISLESQRPLADFSVIAFSISYELDYFHLAEVLERSRIPLFSAEREEGDPLVIAGGPAVSANPEPLSQMVDAFIIGEGEEVIPEVIAVLRETIHAPRNTLLEALRGIQGVYVPLIHNPSDPPVVRRWVQDLDLYPVHSVVLTEETEFGDMYLVEIERGCGRGCRFCLAGYIYLPPRERSVESILAQAKEGVKWRGTIGLVGFAVSDYSRMDELLDGLRALGAGLSASSLRAESVSEKLIEALARSSATITLAPEAGSFALRRIIGKPIPEKEILRVAELAAKYRIRRLKLYFMIGLPRESEEDLRAISLLTSEILKRFEGEVVVNVSPFVPKPHTPFQRIAMAPEEELGERLKFLRHLLRRLKVKMRAESPAWATVQATLSRGDKKVGLALVEIARMREKATPSRWEKALEKAGTDKGKYLGPWPRKEPLPWERVIATGFYPMCQPCLSEDFAGETQG comes from the coding sequence TTTTCAGACCGTCTACCGTATACTTAACTCCGAGCCCGATGTGGTATGCGAGAGGGTCTTTGCTGATCCCCTCTTCATGGATGAAGAAGGCCCGATTTCTCTGGAGTCTCAGCGCCCCCTTGCGGACTTTTCAGTAATAGCTTTTTCCATTTCCTACGAGTTAGATTACTTTCACCTGGCTGAGGTTCTGGAACGCAGCCGCATACCTCTCTTCTCTGCAGAACGAGAAGAAGGGGATCCTCTGGTGATTGCGGGAGGGCCGGCCGTTTCCGCCAACCCTGAACCCCTATCTCAAATGGTGGATGCTTTCATTATCGGTGAAGGGGAAGAAGTTATCCCTGAAGTGATTGCTGTCTTAAGGGAAACCATCCATGCCCCTCGTAATACACTTCTGGAGGCTTTGCGAGGGATACAGGGCGTTTACGTTCCCTTAATTCACAACCCATCTGATCCTCCTGTGGTCAGACGGTGGGTGCAGGACCTTGACCTTTATCCGGTGCATTCAGTGGTGCTCACGGAAGAAACCGAGTTCGGTGACATGTATCTTGTGGAGATAGAAAGGGGGTGTGGAAGAGGCTGCAGGTTCTGTCTGGCAGGATACATTTACCTCCCCCCAAGAGAGCGCTCTGTGGAGTCAATCCTGGCCCAGGCGAAAGAGGGGGTTAAGTGGCGTGGAACCATTGGCCTTGTAGGGTTTGCGGTCTCCGATTATTCCAGAATGGACGAACTTCTGGACGGCCTTCGGGCTCTGGGAGCTGGCCTTTCCGCCTCTTCATTAAGGGCTGAATCTGTAAGTGAGAAGCTAATTGAAGCTCTGGCCCGAAGCTCCGCTACTATAACTCTGGCTCCCGAAGCTGGAAGCTTTGCCCTTCGCAGGATTATCGGTAAACCCATCCCTGAAAAGGAAATCCTCAGGGTGGCTGAGCTGGCCGCTAAGTACAGGATTCGCCGCCTCAAACTCTACTTTATGATAGGCCTCCCCCGGGAAAGCGAGGAAGATTTAAGGGCCATAAGTCTTCTAACAAGCGAGATCCTCAAAAGGTTTGAGGGCGAAGTGGTGGTGAACGTTTCACCTTTCGTTCCCAAGCCTCACACTCCTTTCCAACGGATTGCGATGGCCCCGGAAGAAGAGCTGGGAGAGCGCTTGAAGTTTCTGCGCCATCTCCTGCGCAGGCTCAAAGTTAAAATGCGGGCGGAAAGCCCGGCCTGGGCTACAGTTCAGGCCACTCTGAGCCGTGGGGATAAAAAGGTGGGGCTTGCTCTTGTGGAAATAGCCCGAATGAGAGAAAAGGCAACCCCTTCCCGCTGGGAGAAGGCTCTGGAAAAAGCAGGCACAGATAAAGGAAAATACCTTGGACCCTGGCCCCGAAAGGAGCCTCTCCCCTGGGAGAGGGTGATAGCTACAGGTTTTTACCCGATGTGTCAGCCGTGCCTTTCAGAAGATTTTGCAGGTGAGACTCAGGGTTAA